Proteins from a genomic interval of Vanessa atalanta chromosome 28, ilVanAtal1.2, whole genome shotgun sequence:
- the LOC125074508 gene encoding gametocyte-specific factor 1-like gives MDDPFITCPYDHSHRVPRSRIQAHIVRCQEKHPPLTACPYNATHRFTQADMKIHVTQCPSREEMFPEDKPPKVVAHLIAPRPILQREYLPETDPNHETWDD, from the coding sequence ATGGATGATCCATTCATTACGTGCCCATACGATCATTCGCACCGCGTGCCTCGATCTCGAATCCAAGCTCATATAGTACGTTGTCAAGAAAAACACCCCCCGCTCACCGCTTGCCCGTATAACGCAACACATCGCTTCACTCAAGCAGACATGAAGATACACGTCACGCAATGCCCGTCAAGGGAAGAGATGTTTCCAGAAGATAAGCCTCCAAAAGTAGTAGCCCATTTGATAGCACCTCGGCCAATCCTGCAAAGGGAATATCTTCCAGAGACGGACCCTAATCATGAAACATGGGACGATTAA
- the LOC125074507 gene encoding probable tyrosyl-DNA phosphodiesterase, giving the protein MIPSNKRMNKMDGNQNIKRAKKECSYGETCYRLNPAHFREFSHPHLESILDNSKGKEYEIPEKFNLQKNMFIDQLNIIVEKNLYIRNEEVKDGASSSMQNENPGTSNNDIQNQNITRTNDSQITKVSQIKEIDKHTADRSNKNLNPNCTQTMNLSRTNEKLSQSKNESENLVSSSKCDTGRQPASKMGDKVRDSDYRPIVPPTKKAEDFLKVVLPRGKMAAKHAASAPYYIFYTTITDAKQTHTQPYSITFQEILDNSLGELKCSLQINFMVEIGWLLAQYYFAGYSAKKLTILYGDDCSDMKNINKKKPNVEAHYVNMATPFGKHHTKMMVLCYEDGSLRVVISTANLYIDDWENRTQGLWFSPRCPELPADAMPHDGESPTKFKRSLLRYLAHYHLPQLAFYLDRVKRCDFSHINVFLVSSAPGSHFDLDWGMTRVGALLRQHCEIPPAENRSWPLIAQASSLGSYGNEAKLWLTGDFLHNFTKVKNQAQTLSQPPELKLIYPSLENVKQSHDDLLGGGCLPYAADAHKKQLWLNDYLYQWLATRTGRDKAMPHIKSYTRVSPDSKMAAYYLLTSGNVSKAAWGSLNKGNRALRVMSYECGVLFLPRFVINQDFFPLQENAKNRLIIPYDIPPKKYTSKMSPWFSDYLH; this is encoded by the exons ATGATTCCATCTAACAAGCGTATGAACAAAATGGACG GTAATCAAAACATAAAACGTGCTAAGAAAGAATGCAGTTACGGTGAAACATGCTATAGGCTCAACCCGGCCCATTTCAGAGAATTTAGTCATCCACATT TGGAATCAATTTTGGACAATTCTAAAGGAAAGGAATATGAAATTCCtgagaaatttaatttacaaaagaaCATGTTTATAGAtcagttaaatattatagtcgAAAAGAATTTGTACATACGAAACGAGGAAGTGAAAGATGG agctAGTTCGAGCATGCAAAATGAAAATCCAGGAACATCAAATAATgatatacaaaatcaaaatattacaagGACTAATGATTCACAGATAACAAAAGTGTCACAGATAAAAGAAATTGATAAACATACAGCCGatagaagtaataaaaatttaaatccaaATTGTACACAGACTATGAATCTGTCAAGGACAAATGAGAAATTGTCACAGAGTAAAAACGAAAGTGAAAATTTAGTTAGTAGTTCTAAATGTGATACGGGTAGACAGCCTGCATCAAAGATGGGGGATAAAGTAAGGG ATTCAGACTACCGGCCCATTGTGCCACCAACGAAGAAAGCAGAGGACTTCCTTAAAGTTGTCTTACCACGTGGCAAGATGGCCGCCAAGCACGCAGCTTCAGCACCGTACTACATCTTCTACACGACGATCACGGACGCAAAACAGACGCACACGCAACCGTACTCCATTACCTTTCAAG AAATTCTTGACAATAGTCTGGGTGAATTGAAGTGTTCCCTACAGATAAACTTCATGGTTGAAATAGGGTGGCTGCTAGCGCAGTACTACTTCGCCGGATACAG tGCGAAAAAATTGACAATATTGTACGGCGACGATTGTTCGGATATGaagaatattaacaaaaagaaacCAAACGTCGAAGCGCACTACGTCAACATGGCAACACCGTTCGGGAAACATCACAC GAAAATGATGGTACTCTGCTACGAGGACGGATCCTTACGAGTGGTAATATCTACCGCTAATTTGTATATAGATGACTGGGAGAACAGGACTCAGGG TCTGTGGTTCAGTCCGCGCTGCCCGGAACTCCCCGCGGACGCGATGCCGCACGACGGGGAGTCCCCGACGAAGTTCAAGCGCAGCCTGTTGCGGTACCTCGCGCACTACCACCTGCCACAGCTGGCCTTCTACCTGGATAGAGTGAAGAGATGCGACTTCAGCCATATTAA TGTGTTTCTCGTATCATCAGCCCCTGGGTCCCACTTCGACCTAGATTGGGGCATGACCCGCGTGGGCGCGTTGCTCAGGCAGCACTGCGAGATCCCGCCCGCTGAGAACCGCTCGTGGCCTCTCATCGCTCAAGCCAGCAGCCTCGGCAGCTACGGCAACGAAGCCAAG TTATGGCTGACAGGAGACTTTCTTCATAACTTCACAAAAGTCAAGAATCAAGCTCAGACGTTGTCGCAACCGCCGGAATTGAAACTAATTTATCCATCACTAG AGAACGTGAAACAGTCCCACGACGATCTCCTCGGTGGAGGCTGCCTGCCTTACGCGGCGGATGCCCACAAGAAACAACTCTGGCTAAACGATTACTTGTA CCAATGGCTCGCCACGCGGACGGGCCGCGACAAGGCGATGCCGCACATCAAGTCGTACACGCGCGTGTCGCCGGACAGCAAGATGGCGGCGTACTACCTCCTCACATCCGGCAACGTGAGCAAGGCCGCCTGGGGCTCCCTCAACAAGGGCAACAGAGCCCTGAGGGTAATGAGCTACGAGTGCGGCGTGCTGTTCTTACCGAGATTTGTG ATCAATCAAGACTTCTTCCCCCTCCAAGAGAACGCCAAGAATCGTCTGATAATCCCATACGATATTCCGCCAAAGAAATACACGAGCAAAATGTCGCCCTGGTTCTCTGATTATTTGCattga